One Dysgonomonadaceae bacterium PH5-43 DNA segment encodes these proteins:
- a CDS encoding vitamin B12 transporter (product_source=KO:K16092; cath_funfam=2.170.130.10; cleavage_site_network=SignalP-noTM; cog=COG4206; ko=KO:K16092; pfam=PF00593,PF07715; superfamily=56935), which yields MNTRIKFALTLICVACFAYNNIYAQQDSIKTHQLKTVEVKALVRSNSNLSTSPEQTITKSAFTKINAFQVSDALKFLSGVQIKDYGGIGGLKTVSLRNMGAKYTAVAYDGIPITNYMTGQVDVGRFSLDNVEMLRVNIGEADNIFLPARLQALGGSLDIITRPSNLSDENKTKLAASFKTGSWGLINPSIFARVPIHENFIFDGSFEYLISDGDYPYKQTYGLGSNAQTVSRNRVNSDIETFKGEINLSGVLNNGGELSSKIHYYNSDRGIPGPSFYYNENNTGERVKDENTFAQIGYKQSLNHKWKFQANAKYDISNTDYNNLQTLKKDRYEQTEAYANAILLYRTTDNLSFSLSNDVSYGTFNSYDVEDAKQTSLQTSLSGKYRTSRFTATASLLNHYNNNSKQVNSTFNKKSNHISPYLGVSVRPLKDRALRVRAFYKNAYRLPTFGDLYYADVARNLKAENAHQFNIGFTTVRSSGILFPYFSFSIDAYYNKIDNKIVIEPRQSQFKASVRNLGNVDIKGLDLNLEFHIAVSSNVTAEVSSSYTFQDVKENKEGRKLILAYTPKHSGSTYLSLRMPWFNFNYNILFSGKRYYNQEAEPEFKLDAYSEHGVSLNKLIKYKGYSLNLSAECLNIYNKQYEVVRSYPMPGRSFRFGIKFIH from the coding sequence ATGAACACAAGGATAAAATTTGCACTTACACTAATTTGTGTAGCTTGTTTTGCATATAACAATATATATGCTCAACAAGATTCGATTAAAACACATCAGCTAAAAACAGTTGAAGTGAAAGCTCTTGTTCGTTCTAATTCTAACCTTTCCACTTCGCCCGAACAAACAATTACTAAAAGTGCTTTTACGAAGATAAATGCTTTTCAAGTTTCTGATGCTTTGAAATTTTTATCGGGAGTACAAATAAAAGACTATGGGGGCATTGGAGGCTTAAAAACTGTTTCACTCCGAAATATGGGAGCTAAATACACTGCTGTTGCTTACGATGGCATACCTATTACTAACTATATGACCGGACAAGTTGACGTTGGACGTTTCTCTTTAGACAATGTAGAAATGTTACGTGTTAATATAGGAGAAGCCGACAACATATTTTTACCAGCACGGCTTCAGGCTTTAGGCGGAAGTTTAGATATTATTACTCGCCCTTCTAATTTAAGCGATGAAAACAAAACCAAATTGGCAGCTTCATTCAAAACCGGCTCTTGGGGATTAATTAATCCTTCAATATTTGCAAGAGTACCCATACACGAAAACTTCATCTTTGATGGTTCTTTTGAATATCTAATTAGCGATGGGGATTACCCATACAAACAAACTTACGGGCTTGGGTCTAATGCCCAAACAGTATCTCGCAACAGAGTAAACTCCGACATTGAAACATTTAAAGGAGAAATAAATCTATCCGGAGTCTTAAACAATGGAGGAGAGTTATCATCTAAGATTCATTATTACAATTCGGACAGAGGAATACCTGGACCTTCTTTTTATTACAACGAAAACAATACGGGAGAGAGAGTAAAAGACGAGAACACTTTTGCTCAAATAGGCTATAAACAATCTCTCAATCACAAATGGAAGTTTCAAGCTAATGCGAAGTATGATATTAGCAACACCGATTACAACAACCTACAAACTCTAAAGAAAGACAGATACGAGCAAACTGAGGCTTATGCTAATGCTATATTATTATACCGAACAACCGATAATTTGTCTTTTTCTTTATCTAACGATGTTAGTTATGGCACATTCAATAGCTACGATGTTGAAGATGCTAAGCAAACTTCATTACAAACTTCGTTGTCGGGCAAATACAGAACTTCAAGATTTACAGCTACAGCAAGTTTACTAAATCATTATAATAACAACTCAAAACAAGTCAATTCTACTTTCAATAAAAAATCCAACCATATATCTCCTTATCTTGGCGTATCTGTCAGACCACTCAAAGATAGAGCTTTAAGAGTTAGAGCCTTCTATAAGAATGCATATCGCCTACCTACGTTCGGAGATTTATACTATGCCGATGTAGCCAGAAACCTAAAAGCAGAGAATGCTCATCAGTTTAACATTGGCTTTACAACAGTTCGCTCTTCTGGAATACTATTTCCCTACTTCTCTTTTTCTATCGATGCTTATTATAATAAGATAGATAATAAGATTGTAATCGAGCCTCGACAAAGTCAGTTCAAAGCATCGGTACGTAACTTGGGAAATGTAGATATTAAAGGGCTCGACTTAAACTTAGAATTTCACATAGCTGTAAGTAGCAACGTTACTGCTGAAGTAAGTAGCAGCTATACGTTTCAAGACGTAAAAGAGAATAAAGAAGGGCGAAAATTAATCTTAGCTTATACTCCCAAACATTCGGGTTCTACCTATCTCTCTTTAAGAATGCCTTGGTTTAATTTCAATTATAATATACTATTCAGTGGCAAGCGTTATTACAATCAAGAAGCTGAGCCCGAATTTAAGCTCGACGCTTATTCTGAACACGGAGTTTCATTAAACAAACTTATAAAATACAAAGGCTATAGCTTAAATCTATCTGCAGAATGTTTAAATATATACAACAAACAATATGAAGTAGTACGCTCTTACCCTATGCCGGGAAGATCGTTCCGTTTCGGAATTAAGTTTATTCACTAA
- a CDS encoding hypothetical protein (product_source=Hypo-rule applied; cleavage_site_network=SignalP-noTM; superfamily=50969) — MKNLSHLLFASICLLVASLGFTSCEDDNGGNGGKNGNKQGVFILNQGGWGSNDAGISFYSPKDSIMTSDIFEGQLGDNAQDMLLYGGKLYISLHGSKTIAVINAYTYDIIEQISTNLEEGVFSPRFFASYENKVYVTAQNVDASEGYVWQIDTTSLKIEQKAKVGINPEGIAYYNNKLYVANSGDYNVAYENTLSIVDITTFTETEKVTIGLNPKIVKTDGNGNLYLMYLGDYDLTPGGFQIFNTFTKEVDFDYNERPIGNFAATNDYIYFYGVYYDPITYAPMCDGVFSLDIKTGIVGTPVIPSEKIEGTPYGIGINPYSKDIYLSTYYPTERGKVHIFDTKGNLKTKETAGMYPYKFIFR, encoded by the coding sequence ATGAAAAATTTATCTCATTTACTATTTGCTTCAATATGTTTATTAGTAGCAAGTTTAGGTTTCACCAGTTGCGAAGACGACAATGGAGGTAACGGAGGAAAAAACGGTAACAAACAAGGAGTTTTTATTCTAAATCAAGGAGGCTGGGGAAGCAATGATGCTGGAATCAGTTTTTACTCTCCAAAAGACAGCATTATGACAAGCGACATTTTCGAGGGTCAACTTGGAGACAATGCTCAAGATATGCTACTTTATGGTGGTAAATTATACATATCTCTTCACGGTTCTAAGACAATTGCCGTAATCAATGCTTACACCTACGATATTATAGAACAAATAAGCACAAACTTAGAAGAAGGTGTATTCTCTCCTCGTTTTTTTGCAAGCTACGAAAACAAAGTTTATGTAACCGCTCAAAACGTAGACGCCTCTGAAGGATATGTTTGGCAAATAGACACAACCTCGTTAAAAATTGAACAAAAAGCAAAAGTCGGTATTAATCCAGAAGGCATAGCTTATTACAATAATAAACTTTATGTTGCCAACTCGGGAGATTACAATGTGGCTTACGAAAACACTCTATCAATAGTAGACATTACAACTTTCACAGAAACAGAAAAAGTAACTATTGGATTAAACCCAAAAATCGTTAAGACTGATGGCAATGGTAATCTTTATTTAATGTATCTCGGCGATTACGATCTAACTCCTGGTGGTTTCCAGATTTTCAATACTTTTACTAAAGAGGTTGACTTCGACTACAACGAAAGACCTATTGGTAATTTTGCAGCCACAAACGACTATATATATTTCTATGGAGTATATTACGACCCTATTACTTATGCTCCTATGTGCGATGGAGTATTTTCGTTAGATATTAAAACAGGCATAGTCGGCACTCCCGTTATTCCTTCAGAGAAAATAGAAGGTACACCTTACGGAATAGGAATTAACCCCTACAGCAAAGATATTTATCTATCTACTTATTACCCTACCGAAAGGGGTAAGGTGCATATCTTTGACACCAAGGGTAATCTGAAAACAAAAGAAACCGCAGGTATGTATCCTTATAAATTTATTTTTCGTTAA
- a CDS encoding iron complex transport system substrate-binding protein (product_source=KO:K02016; cath_funfam=3.40.50.1980; cleavage_site_network=SignalP-noTM; cog=COG0614; ko=KO:K02016; pfam=PF01497; superfamily=53807) yields MRTSIGTIINVMLCLVLFASCNQRGNSTHNILKSNTDSIYYAKGFNIEQYDSCKIINLLNPWKQEQVLQTYILCPKSKPLPNNLPNGTVIRTPLNNTVSFTSVTCGFFDELDILSTLIGVAEPQYIDINYVKEGIKKGNIKDVGMASNPNIETLMLIEPEAIFTNPINDSGVSALNKVNSTIINCFEYMETNPLGQAEWIRFFGLLFEKESLADSLFFNTVNNYNKLKALIPDFENRPTVFAELKYGDFWYMPGGKSYMANLFADAGADYILKDSESSGSTSFSFETVLDKAENADFWLFKHYNNYDMTYQQLASDYSNYTLFKAYKNKNIYACNTLKRANYYIELPLHPDWILEDLIYIFHPELLPNYTTRYYIKLKE; encoded by the coding sequence ATGAGAACCTCAATAGGTACAATTATAAATGTTATGTTATGCTTAGTACTGTTCGCCTCTTGCAATCAAAGAGGCAACAGTACTCATAATATTCTGAAATCAAATACCGACAGCATATATTATGCAAAAGGTTTTAATATTGAACAATACGATAGTTGCAAAATAATTAATCTTCTTAACCCTTGGAAACAAGAACAAGTATTGCAAACGTATATTCTTTGCCCTAAATCAAAACCACTACCAAATAATCTTCCTAATGGAACTGTAATTCGCACTCCATTAAACAACACTGTAAGTTTCACATCTGTTACTTGCGGATTTTTTGACGAATTAGATATTCTAAGTACCCTTATAGGTGTAGCCGAACCTCAATACATTGATATTAATTATGTAAAAGAAGGTATTAAAAAAGGAAATATAAAAGATGTAGGTATGGCTTCCAATCCTAATATAGAAACTCTTATGCTTATCGAACCTGAGGCTATATTCACTAATCCTATAAACGATTCTGGAGTTAGTGCACTTAATAAAGTAAACAGCACCATTATTAACTGTTTCGAGTATATGGAAACAAATCCATTGGGACAAGCAGAGTGGATACGTTTCTTTGGTTTATTGTTTGAAAAGGAATCTTTGGCCGATTCTCTATTCTTTAACACGGTAAACAACTATAATAAATTAAAAGCCTTAATACCAGATTTTGAAAATCGACCTACTGTATTTGCCGAACTTAAATATGGCGACTTCTGGTATATGCCTGGAGGCAAAAGCTATATGGCTAATCTTTTTGCCGACGCAGGAGCTGACTACATACTTAAAGATAGTGAAAGTTCGGGGTCTACATCTTTCTCTTTTGAAACCGTATTAGACAAAGCCGAGAATGCCGACTTCTGGTTGTTTAAGCACTACAACAATTACGATATGACATATCAGCAGTTAGCTTCAGACTACTCAAACTATACTTTATTCAAAGCGTATAAAAATAAAAATATTTATGCTTGTAACACTCTTAAAAGAGCTAATTATTATATAGAATTACCTCTTCACCCCGATTGGATACTCGAAGATCTTATTTACATCTTTCACCCCGAATTGTTGCCTAACTATACCACACGATACTACATTAAATTAAAAGAATAA
- a CDS encoding ComF family protein (product_source=TIGR00201; cath_funfam=3.40.50.2020; cog=COG1040; pfam=PF00156; superfamily=53271,57889; tigrfam=TIGR00201), producing MRIKQLLQSFIYLFYPQLCLHCNTNLLESETVICAECCLKLPKTDYYLVEKNPAYLQLRSRTNIVKATSFLYYNKEGLGKKFITELKYKDNIAAGKWIARLMAEEIKTSSFFDDIDVLIPVPLHWRKKMQRGFNQSEIIAREVSKIAHIPVDVGSLYRKRYGKTQTKKGVYDRWAGTRNIFAIKDLAKLKGKHILIIDDVLTTGATLESCISVLQTCEGVTVSVLTVAVA from the coding sequence ATGCGAATAAAGCAACTACTGCAAAGCTTTATCTATTTGTTTTATCCTCAACTATGTTTGCATTGCAACACTAATCTGTTGGAAAGTGAAACGGTTATTTGTGCCGAATGTTGTCTTAAGCTACCTAAAACGGATTACTATCTTGTTGAGAAAAATCCTGCTTATCTTCAACTGCGTTCGAGAACAAATATTGTGAAAGCTACATCTTTCTTATATTATAATAAGGAGGGATTGGGTAAGAAGTTCATTACAGAGTTGAAGTACAAGGATAACATTGCTGCCGGTAAGTGGATAGCTCGATTAATGGCTGAAGAAATAAAAACTTCTTCCTTTTTTGATGATATAGACGTGCTGATTCCTGTTCCACTTCATTGGAGGAAAAAGATGCAACGAGGCTTTAATCAGTCTGAAATTATAGCTCGCGAAGTGTCGAAGATTGCACATATACCAGTAGATGTTGGTTCTCTGTATCGAAAGAGATATGGAAAAACGCAAACAAAGAAAGGCGTTTACGACCGTTGGGCTGGTACTCGAAATATATTCGCAATAAAAGATTTAGCAAAACTTAAAGGTAAGCATATTTTAATAATAGACGATGTGCTTACTACGGGTGCTACTTTAGAGTCTTGCATTTCAGTTTTACAAACTTGCGAAGGAGTAACTGTTAGCGTATTAACAGTTGCTGTAGCGTAG
- a CDS encoding peroxiredoxin (product_source=COG1225; cath_funfam=3.40.30.10; cog=COG1225; pfam=PF00578; superfamily=52833) — protein sequence MKKIICFSLFILLLTNSFGQDKITCRLLGKTIDRPKNETLLLSIQDSDLRVVEAIRIPVVNNSFEYELICEEEEMYALTFEQEILDGSWTPIFFMSENGTVNFELYPKDFAFSNNVIKGTGRLNKEYSLFEENCEKLFRLKALSRQQELLPNEGLTPQAHAIYKRKSEIEKQYENDWDNEEFLQKMNDLRNDMASLNGNYYTDECISLQNELMQSHNNRIKWQADYLIENNSVFGLCQTFYLLKAFKSARERNDLSFSDKEDKLIETFNNVYKQKYPNHSITKRISQLISSKDIKEGNKFIDFSCVGFDGNDYTLSKEIANKVALLDLWASWCGPCRRKSKEMIAVYNDFKDKGFTVVGVARERRKEDGENAIKRDGYTWLNLLELNDKNEIWHKYGVGNSGGATFLIDTDGTILKVNPSADEVREILNEKTK from the coding sequence ATGAAAAAAATAATTTGCTTTTCGTTGTTTATTCTGTTGCTTACAAATTCTTTTGGACAAGATAAGATTACTTGTCGTCTTTTGGGAAAAACTATCGATCGTCCAAAGAACGAAACGCTGTTACTATCTATTCAAGATAGTGATTTGAGAGTTGTAGAGGCGATACGTATTCCTGTTGTAAATAATAGTTTTGAATATGAATTGATTTGCGAAGAAGAAGAGATGTATGCTCTTACGTTCGAGCAAGAAATACTTGATGGAAGTTGGACTCCAATCTTTTTTATGAGTGAAAATGGTACGGTAAATTTTGAACTCTACCCTAAAGATTTCGCTTTTTCTAACAATGTAATTAAAGGTACAGGCAGATTGAACAAAGAATACAGTTTGTTTGAAGAAAATTGTGAAAAACTGTTTCGCTTGAAAGCACTGTCTCGCCAGCAAGAATTATTACCAAATGAAGGGCTTACTCCACAAGCTCACGCAATTTATAAACGTAAGTCGGAAATTGAAAAACAATATGAAAATGATTGGGACAATGAAGAGTTTTTGCAGAAAATGAATGATTTGAGAAATGATATGGCTTCTTTGAATGGAAATTACTATACCGACGAATGTATTTCACTACAAAATGAATTAATGCAAAGTCATAATAATCGAATAAAATGGCAAGCAGATTATTTAATTGAAAACAATTCCGTTTTTGGTTTATGCCAAACATTCTATTTGCTTAAAGCTTTCAAATCGGCAAGAGAGAGAAACGACTTGTCTTTTTCTGATAAAGAAGACAAATTGATTGAGACTTTTAATAATGTGTACAAACAAAAATATCCTAATCACTCAATAACAAAAAGAATATCTCAATTAATAAGTTCTAAAGATATTAAAGAAGGAAATAAATTTATTGATTTTTCTTGTGTAGGCTTCGATGGGAATGATTATACCTTGTCAAAAGAAATAGCTAATAAAGTAGCGTTGTTAGATTTGTGGGCTTCGTGGTGTGGTCCTTGCCGAAGAAAATCAAAAGAAATGATAGCTGTTTATAACGATTTCAAAGATAAAGGTTTTACAGTTGTAGGAGTTGCTCGTGAACGCAGAAAAGAAGATGGCGAGAATGCCATAAAGAGAGATGGTTATACTTGGCTTAACTTATTGGAGTTAAACGACAAAAATGAAATTTGGCATAAGTATGGAGTGGGTAATTCGGGAGGAGCTACTTTTTTGATAGATACAGATGGTACTATATTAAAGGTGAATCCTTCGGCAGATGAAGTGCGAGAGATATTAAACGAAAAGACGAAATAA
- a CDS encoding D-alanyl-D-alanine carboxypeptidase/D-alanyl-D-alanine-endopeptidase (penicillin-binding protein 4) (product_source=KO:K07259; cath_funfam=3.40.1390.20; cleavage_site_network=SignalP-noTM; cog=COG2027; ko=KO:K07259; pfam=PF02113; superfamily=56601; tigrfam=TIGR00666; transmembrane_helix_parts=Inside_1_4,TMhelix_5_27,Outside_28_466), which translates to MKSKLFIVILYVCLISFNVAYTQTASVKLDKFLQSPNLKHSAISFELINISSGKIVSEYNSDMSLKPASINKIITTATALEVLGSDYTYKTSLFYDGTIRNSLLNGNLYIEGSGDPTLGSEFISKNKEAFLLEYLKAMRSLGIKQIKGDIVILDQLFGYNGIPNKWLLEDIGNYYASGTYGISIFDNMYRLYLRSAQPRSRVKVLKTLPVMDLVYDNQMIAGSTNADRSLITGMPFSRERRLTGSIPPNKKEYIIKGDIPDPGLFLASYFKSFLEKNNIKVMGKATTYRLNKINATNKTKIAEIESPDIATISRVINVRSNNHYAEHLYKLLISKKVNIVNHWKSKGLDSSSLFIYDGCGLSPCDAVSASFMNKILTYMYNSKNKEAFYNSLPLAGKEGTVVSFLKNSKLEGKARVKSGSIANVCSYSGYIEHEDNIYAFTIIINNFTGTRSQLRDDIKALLVGLL; encoded by the coding sequence ATGAAATCTAAATTATTTATCGTTATATTATATGTATGTTTGATTAGTTTTAATGTTGCATACACTCAAACGGCAAGTGTAAAGCTTGATAAGTTTCTTCAAAGCCCTAATCTTAAACATTCGGCTATCAGTTTTGAGCTTATCAATATATCATCAGGCAAAATAGTTTCAGAATATAATTCTGATATGTCTTTGAAACCTGCATCTATAAACAAAATCATAACAACAGCTACTGCCTTAGAAGTTTTAGGAAGTGATTATACCTATAAAACATCTCTATTTTACGACGGAACTATTCGCAACTCTCTGCTTAACGGCAATTTGTATATAGAGGGAAGTGGCGACCCAACTTTAGGCTCGGAGTTTATAAGTAAAAATAAAGAAGCATTCTTGTTGGAATATCTGAAAGCTATGCGTTCGTTGGGTATAAAGCAGATTAAAGGCGATATAGTTATTCTTGATCAACTGTTTGGTTACAATGGAATACCTAATAAATGGTTGTTGGAAGACATAGGCAATTATTATGCTTCTGGCACTTACGGAATTAGTATATTCGATAATATGTATCGTTTATATTTACGCTCTGCACAACCCAGAAGTCGGGTGAAAGTGCTAAAAACTCTCCCTGTAATGGATTTAGTTTATGATAATCAAATGATAGCAGGATCTACAAATGCTGACAGGTCTCTTATTACAGGAATGCCATTTTCAAGGGAAAGAAGATTGACTGGCTCTATTCCTCCAAACAAAAAGGAATACATTATTAAGGGTGATATTCCCGACCCTGGATTATTCCTTGCTTCTTATTTCAAATCGTTTTTAGAAAAGAATAATATAAAGGTGATGGGAAAAGCCACGACATATAGATTAAATAAAATTAATGCTACAAATAAAACAAAGATTGCAGAGATTGAATCTCCAGATATTGCAACTATCTCTCGTGTTATTAATGTCAGGAGCAATAATCATTACGCCGAACACCTATATAAGTTACTTATCTCAAAGAAAGTGAATATTGTAAACCATTGGAAGTCTAAAGGATTAGACTCTTCGTCTTTATTCATCTATGATGGCTGTGGCTTGTCGCCATGCGATGCCGTTTCAGCTTCTTTTATGAATAAGATATTAACATATATGTATAACTCAAAAAACAAAGAAGCGTTTTACAACTCTCTGCCCTTAGCTGGGAAAGAAGGTACAGTAGTTTCGTTTCTTAAAAACTCTAAGTTAGAAGGCAAAGCCAGAGTAAAGTCTGGCAGCATTGCAAACGTATGTTCGTATTCGGGATATATAGAACACGAAGACAACATTTACGCATTTACTATAATTATAAATAATTTCACGGGCACAAGAAGCCAACTAAGGGACGATATAAAAGCGTTGTTAGTCGGTCTTCTTTGA
- a CDS encoding gliding motility-associated lipoprotein GldH (product_source=TIGR03511; cleavage_site_network=SignalP-noTM; pfam=PF14109; superfamily=49452; tigrfam=TIGR03511), with product MKILHLRKKLNKSTLFLLFTLSVSLLSCSNKETFSEFHSFSNSEWDKSDTAKFEVVISNNVDYEVSLQIRNNNDYSFRNLWLFVDCTNPTGQTRHDSINVELADVYGNWYGKGISLYSLTIPYENIQQQDSGLYRYSIRHGMREDVLKGISDIGLTVSKKTD from the coding sequence ATGAAAATCCTGCACCTCCGCAAGAAGCTCAATAAATCAACACTATTTCTGTTGTTTACCCTATCAGTCTCTTTGCTTTCGTGTTCTAACAAAGAGACTTTTTCAGAGTTTCATTCCTTCTCAAACAGCGAATGGGATAAGAGCGACACTGCTAAATTTGAGGTTGTGATTAGTAACAATGTAGACTATGAAGTTTCACTTCAGATAAGAAATAACAATGATTATTCTTTCCGAAATCTTTGGTTATTTGTGGACTGTACAAATCCAACAGGGCAAACTCGACACGACTCCATAAACGTAGAACTTGCTGATGTTTACGGCAACTGGTACGGCAAAGGGATTAGTTTATATTCGCTTACTATACCATACGAAAACATACAACAACAAGATTCGGGTTTATATAGATATTCTATAAGACACGGTATGAGAGAAGATGTTTTGAAAGGGATTTCAGATATAGGACTTACTGTATCAAAGAAGACCGACTAA
- a CDS encoding cell fate regulator YaaT (PSP1 superfamily) (product_source=COG1774; cog=COG1774; pfam=PF04468) codes for MEYRLYNGENKLDPKGYCKKQCNKLNTYDWLSDIPESVNATDFVEVQFKNTRKGYYLNSNKLELAKGDIVAVESSPGHDIGTVTMTGQLVLLQMKKYRIRPDAEVKRIYRIAKPADIEKFEEAKAKEHETMIKSRKIAERLGLHMKIGDVEYQGDGNKAIFYYIADERVDFRQLIKDLAEAFRIRIEMKQIGARQEAGRIGGIGPCGRELCCSGWMTNFVSVSTGAARLQDISMNPQKLAGQCAKLKCCLNYEVDSYMEAQKRYPSREIPLETKDATFYHFKTDVFKNQIQYSTDKNFAANLVTLTAERAFEVLRMNKRGERPNSLLESGDAKPQKQYNDILDESVNRFDSLKKKKKKSGQRNKNNNNNINNQNAEPAGERPRKVLKKRNDNENPAPPQEAQ; via the coding sequence CAATGCAACAAGCTAAACACCTACGACTGGTTAAGCGATATACCCGAATCGGTTAACGCTACTGATTTTGTTGAAGTTCAATTCAAGAATACACGTAAAGGATATTATCTTAATAGCAATAAATTAGAATTAGCAAAAGGCGATATAGTGGCTGTTGAGTCATCGCCAGGGCACGACATAGGAACTGTTACTATGACAGGGCAGTTAGTTCTGTTGCAAATGAAGAAATACCGAATCCGTCCCGATGCCGAAGTAAAAAGAATATACCGAATTGCGAAGCCTGCTGATATAGAAAAGTTTGAAGAAGCTAAAGCTAAAGAACACGAAACGATGATTAAGTCGAGAAAAATAGCTGAACGTCTTGGCTTACATATGAAAATAGGAGATGTTGAATATCAAGGAGACGGCAACAAAGCTATATTTTATTATATAGCAGACGAGCGGGTTGACTTTCGTCAGCTAATAAAAGACTTGGCAGAAGCGTTTCGTATACGAATAGAGATGAAACAAATTGGAGCGCGACAAGAAGCCGGACGTATAGGAGGAATAGGTCCTTGCGGAAGAGAACTTTGTTGTTCGGGTTGGATGACTAACTTTGTATCAGTATCTACTGGAGCTGCTCGCCTACAAGATATATCTATGAATCCTCAGAAGCTTGCTGGACAGTGTGCTAAGCTTAAATGTTGTCTTAATTACGAAGTGGATAGTTATATGGAAGCTCAAAAGAGATACCCATCGCGCGAAATACCTTTGGAAACTAAAGATGCTACATTCTATCATTTCAAAACTGATGTTTTCAAAAACCAAATACAATATTCGACTGATAAAAACTTTGCGGCTAACTTGGTAACGTTAACCGCCGAAAGAGCTTTTGAAGTTTTAAGAATGAATAAGAGAGGCGAACGTCCTAACTCTCTATTAGAAAGCGGAGATGCTAAACCTCAAAAACAATACAACGATATACTTGATGAAAGCGTTAATCGATTTGATTCGCTTAAGAAGAAGAAAAAGAAATCGGGACAAAGAAATAAAAACAATAACAACAACATTAACAATCAGAATGCAGAGCCTGCTGGCGAACGACCTCGTAAGGTTCTTAAAAAAAGAAACGACAATGAAAATCCTGCACCTCCGCAAGAAGCTCAATAA